The Trachemys scripta elegans isolate TJP31775 chromosome 6, CAS_Tse_1.0, whole genome shotgun sequence genome includes a window with the following:
- the GPR150 gene encoding probable G-protein coupled receptor 150: protein MPPGSAFISSAILFLASQESLYPKEQSRAGRRAGTGPLRARDCPAQDPSPPFAGTLRGAMGEPFSLDRFSPVLNLSSALQPGWSLNLSSSPGDRRWPSLSRQVRVISATAILLLGLLGNCLVLHRLCCCGCCGRGRRRRKMDFLIAHLALADLYGCGLALLLHLAAELLGAAWPAGDAACRLLKLLQGSGLLASSNVLVLIAMERHHVVRRPADPPLPARALAALGWLLALLLALPQAFVFRLASRPGGSRCLSIFEQLPRWHGQAYGVYGAVTGFLAPVSLLCWAYGRILLALWAAQEEKPPAARGEDGSGRRRGRPAARPLLLRLPAASCPMPRARVKTLQLTLVLIALFALCRLPRFVLELSIAFGPGGEAPAGLREARAALGIVAVTNSALNPYAYLLFQSHRPWARRLQRSLCSAGPGPTCCCPGPEGEPRRRPNHRAPHRHRPKDGPPPGAQRAAFCTPVPPPGSGPREPEETSACESGF from the coding sequence ATGCCGCCGGGAAGCGCATTCATCAGTAGCGCAATCCTTTTTCTTGCTTCCCAAGAAAGTTTGTATCCCAAAGAGCAGAGTCGAGCCGGGAGGCGTGCAGGGACGGGGCCGCTGAGAGCCCGGGATTGCCCTGCACAAGACCCCAGCCCCCCATTTGCTGGGACTCTGCGAGGAGCCATGGGAGAGCCTTTCAGCCTAGACAGATTTTCCCCGGTACTCAACCTCTCGAgtgccctgcagccaggctggagcctgaatctctcctcctcccccgggGACCGGCGCTGGCCTTCCCTGAGCCGGCAGGTGCGGGTGATCTCGGCGACCGCCATcctgctgctggggctgctgggcAATTGCCTGGTGCTGCATCGcctctgctgctgtggctgctgCGGCCGGGGCAGGCGGCGGCGGAAGATGGATTTCCTTATCGCCCACCTGGCGCTGGCCGATCTCTACGGCTGCGGGCTGGCCCTGCTCTTGCATCTGGCGGCGGAGCTGTTGGGGGCCGCCTGGCCAGCGGGGGACGCCGCCTGCCGCCTGCTTAAGCTACTGCAGGGCTCCGGCCTCCTGGCCTCGTCCAACGTGCTGGTGCTCATCGCCATGGAGCGGCACCACGTGGTGAGGCGGCCGGCTGACCCGCCGCTGCCCGCCCGGGCCCTGGCCGCGCTGGGCTGGCTGCTGGCGCTGCTGCTCGCCCTGCCCCAGGCCTTCGTCTTCAGACTCGCCTCCCGCCCCGGGGGCAGCCGCTGCCTCAGCATCTTCGAGCAGCTGCCGCGCTGGCACGGCCAGGCCTACGGCGTGTACGGGGCCGTCACCGGCTTCTTGGCGCCCGTCAGCTTGCTGTGCTGGGCCTACGGCCGCATCCTCCTCGCCCTCTGGGCCGCCCAGGAGGAGAAGCCGCCGGCGGCGCGGGGAGAAGACGGCAGCGGCCGCCGTCGGGGGCGGCCGGCCGCACGACCCCTGCTGCTGAGGCTGCCGGCCGCCAGCTGCCCCATGCCCCGGGCTCGGGTCAAGACGCTGCAGCTGACGCTAGTGCTGATCGCCCTGTTCGCGCTCTGTCGCCTGCCCCGCTTCGTGCTGGAGCTCAGCATAGCCTTCGGGCCCGGCGGGGAGGCCCCGGCCGGGCTGCGGGAGGCGCGGGCCGCGCTCGGCATCGTGGCGGTAACCAACAGCGCGCTGAACCCCTACGCCTATCTGCTCTTCCAGAGCCACCGGCCCTGGGCGCGCCGTCTGCAGAGGAGCCTCTGCAGTGCGGGACCCGGCCCGAcctgctgctgccctggcccCGAGGGGGAGCCCCGCCGCCGGCCGAACCACCGCGCCCCGCACAGACACCGCCCGAAGGACGGGCCACCCCCCGGAGCGCAGCGCGCCGCGTTCTGCACTCCAGTGCCGCCGCCTGGCTCAGGCCCCCGGGAGCCTGAGGAAACCTCCGCCTGTGAGAGCGGCTTCTAA